One genomic window of Corynebacterium sp. sy039 includes the following:
- a CDS encoding P1 family peptidase — protein sequence MGATSEVAGIYFGHTSLGSTGCTAVVAPESAICAVDVRGGGPGTRETDLLRPENTVQRVHAVLLCGGSAYGLAAADGATCALEEAHIGFPVIPGALTTPIVPIVPAAVIFDLLVGDGKTRPQAQHGYDAVQAALSVAAGKQEQALPEHSCFGAGCGATAGVLKGGVGLSTRTVGGWTLSAIIVANPVGSVINPTTGTLWAAQECESVPVCEQVDIKRYTQLKPLASKLNTTIGVVLTDAPLTKAQAKRLAMVGHDGIAIAIRPAHSPLDGDTLFCMSTGSGQGVSDEDMYALSSQVASVVAQAIVSAVRNAQPGYEVPAYRELLL from the coding sequence ATAGGCGCCACCAGTGAGGTAGCCGGTATTTATTTCGGGCACACAAGTTTAGGTAGTACAGGGTGTACGGCAGTGGTAGCGCCTGAGTCTGCAATATGTGCAGTTGATGTGCGTGGTGGCGGACCTGGTACGCGTGAGACTGACCTACTGCGTCCAGAAAATACAGTGCAAAGAGTACACGCTGTGTTGTTGTGTGGCGGTTCTGCCTATGGACTAGCAGCAGCTGATGGCGCTACGTGCGCTTTAGAAGAAGCACATATTGGTTTTCCTGTTATCCCTGGTGCGCTCACCACACCTATTGTGCCTATTGTGCCCGCGGCGGTTATTTTTGATTTATTGGTCGGGGATGGTAAAACTCGCCCGCAAGCACAACATGGGTATGACGCGGTGCAGGCAGCTTTGTCCGTAGCAGCTGGTAAACAGGAGCAGGCACTACCAGAACATTCTTGTTTTGGTGCTGGTTGTGGTGCTACCGCAGGGGTGCTGAAAGGTGGGGTAGGGCTTAGTACGCGCACAGTTGGTGGTTGGACACTGAGTGCCATTATTGTGGCTAACCCAGTCGGAAGTGTTATCAATCCCACTACTGGAACCTTGTGGGCAGCTCAGGAATGTGAGTCGGTGCCCGTATGCGAGCAGGTGGACATTAAGCGTTATACGCAATTAAAACCTTTGGCCAGTAAGTTGAACACCACAATTGGGGTAGTGCTTACCGACGCACCGCTAACGAAAGCGCAGGCAAAGCGTCTAGCAATGGTGGGGCATGACGGTATTGCCATTGCAATTAGACCAGCTCATTCGCCATTAGATGGGGATACATTGTTTTGTATGTCTACAGGTAGTGGGCAGGGTGTATCTGATGAGGATATGTATGCGCTTTCTAGTCAGGTGGCGAGTGTAGTAGCTCAGGCAATTGTGTCGGCGGTGCGCAATGCTCAGCCGGGGTATGAAGTGCCAGCGTATCGAGAGTTGCTCCTGTGA
- a CDS encoding DUF2017 domain-containing protein: MQDWKKKRSLVRGAKYSCVLEPMEREVLGELAATVSEALIARAQSAPQDELAELTGIISGHKEAPSDPGLARLLPDFERDCDEEYEGDNALLRSLHEHDITRAKLEHLRVIVDALGPDGGVHINISEEEAHAWLAGLNDIRLFLSASEVPTQELMQREQIVEWLAYNQDSLLTAMMGDMP; the protein is encoded by the coding sequence ATGCAAGACTGGAAGAAGAAGAGATCCCTGGTGCGTGGCGCAAAATATAGTTGCGTGCTAGAGCCAATGGAGCGAGAAGTCCTGGGGGAATTGGCAGCCACAGTAAGCGAAGCACTGATTGCTCGTGCACAATCAGCACCACAAGATGAACTGGCCGAGCTTACCGGCATAATCAGTGGGCATAAAGAAGCCCCGAGTGATCCCGGGCTTGCTCGGTTACTACCAGATTTTGAGCGTGATTGTGATGAGGAGTACGAAGGCGATAATGCTCTGCTGCGCTCTTTACACGAGCATGACATCACGCGCGCTAAATTAGAGCACCTGAGAGTTATTGTTGATGCGCTCGGACCTGATGGAGGCGTGCATATCAACATCAGCGAAGAAGAAGCACACGCGTGGCTGGCCGGACTCAACGATATTCGACTTTTCCTCTCTGCCAGCGAAGTACCTACACAAGAGCTTATGCAGCGGGAACAGATTGTGGAATGGCTTGCATATAATCAAGACAGTTTACTCACCGCCATGATGGGGGATATGCCGTGA
- a CDS encoding rhomboid family intramembrane serine protease codes for MVVMNSPFFQQVPQHNLQHTPQPQPGRQPARRGWASRFHTATALSYAVGFPIIMCMVFFFGKLMNNNAIIAAFGIRPLDFSAIWHIFTAPFIHIDIAHLISNLSVGVVLCWCIGLSGHRVFLEVTAIVCLISGLGTWLLGGVGTVHVGASGIIYGWLLYLIVRGFFNRSFSQSVMGFVLILLYSGLMWGVLPGTQGVSWQAHFFGALGGLCAGAILTSDDPPARKAQRATQESTQRGYGELR; via the coding sequence ATGGTCGTGATGAACTCGCCATTTTTTCAGCAAGTGCCACAGCATAATCTGCAGCACACCCCGCAGCCGCAACCAGGGCGGCAGCCAGCGCGTCGGGGGTGGGCATCTCGTTTTCATACTGCCACAGCACTGTCGTATGCCGTGGGTTTTCCCATCATCATGTGCATGGTTTTTTTCTTCGGCAAACTCATGAATAACAATGCCATCATTGCTGCATTTGGCATTCGACCGTTAGATTTTTCGGCGATTTGGCATATTTTTACCGCCCCATTTATCCATATTGATATTGCCCATTTGATCTCTAATCTCAGCGTCGGGGTGGTGTTGTGTTGGTGTATTGGGCTATCAGGGCACCGAGTGTTTCTTGAAGTCACCGCAATTGTATGCCTCATATCGGGTCTTGGTACTTGGTTACTTGGCGGGGTAGGCACAGTCCATGTTGGTGCGTCTGGAATAATTTATGGCTGGTTGCTATATCTCATTGTGCGCGGCTTTTTTAATCGTAGTTTTTCTCAATCCGTCATGGGTTTTGTTTTGATCCTGCTCTACAGTGGGCTTATGTGGGGTGTTTTACCTGGTACTCAAGGCGTGAGTTGGCAAGCACACTTCTTTGGCGCTCTAGGCGGATTGTGCGCTGGCGCTATTCTTACTTCCGACGATCCACCTGCGCGCAAAGCACAACGAGCAACACAAGAATCAACACAGCGAGGGTATGGTGAGTTGCGATGA
- a CDS encoding ATP-dependent DNA helicase translates to MADSEADYAHTTQALLDTAVSAIGGAPRPGQNTMAQAVSKAFHTQRHLAVQAGTGTGKSLAYLVPAIEYAHETNSTVVVSTATIALQNQLVNRDLPRLREALRTQLSRDPSFALIKGRSHYVCLNKLHAPEDLEAQAESLIEPEQLSNMGEQILELRTWAAETDTGDRADLEISVSDLVWKQVSVSAQECVGAKNCPHSQDCFSEKARLRAHDVDIVVTNHSLLAIDSLFDANVLPEHDVVVLDEAHELSDRITAAAADELSATALSMAARRAEKLGAQVEKLLEVIKEWSAELERTQAGRLLTLPTSLLHSSQALRQRIDQCCRTISAAPANEAADHPTRHAERLSLANVLQSHSDCFTRAFESLTAKNSTTDEPDRDVVWVSHDDRRGSVLHIAPLAVSDLLGSHLFARKTVVLTSATLSIGGNFNAMAAHWGLPAGKWDGIDVGTPFHPEKAGILYLPTHLPLPGRDGLSPETLDEIHELIMAVGGRTLGLFSSRSAAVEAAQAMRTRLPFDVLCQGDDATSALIRRFSKEENTCLFGTLSLWQGVDVPGSSCSLVIIDKIPFPRPDDPLLQARKENADQQRRNGFMEVSATHAALLMAQGAGRLLRSIDDRGVVAVLDKRIVLKSYGSFIRASMPSFWRTSDPTVVRGALKRLRP, encoded by the coding sequence ATGGCTGATTCCGAAGCTGACTACGCTCACACCACCCAAGCGCTCCTTGATACTGCAGTAAGCGCTATCGGTGGCGCACCCCGACCTGGGCAAAATACTATGGCACAGGCAGTAAGCAAAGCGTTTCACACCCAGCGCCACCTGGCAGTACAGGCTGGTACCGGCACCGGAAAATCATTGGCATATTTGGTTCCTGCCATTGAATACGCGCATGAAACCAACTCCACTGTGGTGGTGTCTACCGCAACTATTGCCCTACAAAACCAATTAGTGAATCGGGATCTGCCACGCCTGCGCGAGGCATTGCGCACGCAACTATCCCGCGACCCTAGTTTTGCGCTTATCAAAGGGCGTTCGCACTATGTGTGTCTCAATAAACTGCATGCCCCTGAGGATCTCGAGGCGCAAGCTGAGTCGCTCATCGAACCAGAGCAGCTCAGCAACATGGGCGAACAAATCCTTGAGCTGCGCACATGGGCAGCAGAAACCGACACAGGAGATCGCGCAGATTTAGAGATCAGTGTTTCTGACCTGGTATGGAAACAAGTCAGTGTGAGTGCCCAGGAGTGCGTCGGAGCCAAAAACTGTCCCCATTCCCAGGATTGTTTCTCAGAAAAGGCACGCCTGCGCGCGCATGACGTCGATATTGTGGTGACTAATCACTCACTGCTTGCCATTGATTCGCTTTTCGACGCCAATGTATTACCCGAACATGATGTGGTTGTTCTGGATGAGGCACATGAGCTAAGCGATCGGATCACTGCTGCTGCCGCTGATGAACTCAGCGCCACTGCCTTGTCTATGGCCGCTCGACGCGCAGAAAAACTGGGCGCACAGGTAGAAAAACTCTTGGAGGTCATCAAAGAATGGTCTGCCGAATTAGAGCGCACCCAGGCTGGTCGCTTATTAACGCTGCCCACATCTTTGCTGCATAGTTCTCAGGCCCTCAGGCAACGCATTGACCAATGCTGCCGCACTATTTCTGCTGCTCCTGCTAATGAGGCAGCGGATCACCCTACTCGTCATGCAGAGCGTTTGAGCCTGGCTAATGTGTTGCAAAGCCATAGTGATTGTTTCACTCGAGCTTTTGAGTCTTTAACTGCCAAGAACAGCACTACTGATGAGCCAGATCGTGATGTGGTATGGGTTAGCCATGATGATCGTCGAGGTAGCGTATTACATATTGCACCTTTGGCCGTATCCGATTTATTGGGCAGCCATCTTTTTGCGCGCAAAACGGTGGTTCTGACCAGCGCAACCTTGAGCATTGGTGGTAATTTCAACGCAATGGCAGCGCATTGGGGGCTGCCTGCTGGGAAATGGGATGGTATTGATGTTGGCACGCCTTTCCACCCAGAAAAAGCAGGTATTTTGTATTTGCCTACGCACTTGCCGCTGCCGGGTCGGGATGGGTTGAGTCCAGAAACTCTCGACGAAATCCATGAGCTTATCATGGCAGTTGGTGGGCGTACTCTCGGATTATTTTCCTCGCGTAGCGCAGCGGTAGAAGCAGCCCAGGCGATGCGTACCCGATTACCTTTTGATGTGCTGTGCCAGGGTGATGATGCTACTTCGGCACTGATTAGGAGATTCAGTAAGGAAGAAAATACGTGTTTGTTTGGCACGCTAAGCCTATGGCAAGGTGTTGATGTTCCCGGATCATCGTGCTCTCTGGTGATTATCGATAAAATACCTTTTCCTCGCCCCGATGATCCGCTGCTGCAAGCGCGCAAAGAGAATGCCGACCAACAACGCAGAAATGGGTTTATGGAGGTATCGGCTACTCATGCTGCATTGCTAATGGCGCAAGGGGCTGGTCGTTTGCTGCGTAGTATTGATGACCGAGGCGTGGTAGCTGTGTTGGATAAACGCATTGTGCTCAAAAGCTATGGTTCTTTCATTCGTGCCTCTATGCCAAGTTTCTGGCGCACCAGTGATCCCACAGTAGTACGTGGGGCATTAAAGCGGCTTAGGCCTTAA
- the clpS gene encoding ATP-dependent Clp protease adapter ClpS, which translates to MKSQELSFPTASMPLATPELDELVDIDIETAENLPWMCIVWDDPVNLMSYVTYVFQTVLGYSKKRAMELMMQVHTEGKAVVSSGEKDKIEADVKKLHTAGLWATMQQAG; encoded by the coding sequence ATGAAATCACAAGAATTGAGCTTTCCGACGGCAAGTATGCCCTTGGCTACTCCAGAGCTTGATGAACTGGTCGATATTGACATAGAAACCGCAGAGAACCTGCCGTGGATGTGCATTGTTTGGGATGATCCCGTCAATTTGATGAGCTATGTGACCTATGTGTTCCAAACTGTGCTCGGATATAGCAAAAAACGCGCTATGGAACTGATGATGCAGGTACACACCGAAGGCAAAGCAGTAGTCTCTAGCGGAGAAAAAGATAAAATCGAAGCCGATGTAAAGAAACTGCATACCGCTGGATTATGGGCGACGATGCAGCAGGCAGGATAA
- a CDS encoding GNAT family N-acetyltransferase has product MSSMNSWTVPVSVLNDGDLILRPLRSADADAVFQCCTDTRMRAFISLPDPYTVEHARDYVESPALRWALSDPEDNYLGSIELRVLDEQARRVDVGYNTAPWARGRGLQTRALKLVLAHAFAHGVHRVEIYCRVDNQASRHVAEQAGAELEGILRQHNYHNGSYYDMALYALINPGAV; this is encoded by the coding sequence ATGAGTTCGATGAATTCTTGGACAGTTCCAGTCAGCGTGCTAAACGACGGCGACCTCATTCTTCGCCCGCTGCGTAGCGCAGATGCCGATGCGGTATTCCAGTGTTGCACCGATACGCGTATGCGTGCGTTTATTTCACTTCCTGATCCTTATACTGTGGAACACGCACGCGATTATGTTGAGAGTCCAGCTTTGCGCTGGGCGTTATCAGATCCTGAGGATAACTACCTGGGTTCTATTGAGTTGCGTGTTCTTGATGAGCAAGCGAGACGCGTTGATGTTGGGTATAACACTGCGCCGTGGGCACGCGGTCGTGGGTTGCAGACTCGAGCGTTGAAGTTAGTGCTTGCTCATGCTTTTGCTCATGGTGTGCATCGCGTGGAAATTTATTGCCGGGTGGATAATCAGGCTTCGCGTCATGTCGCCGAGCAAGCTGGTGCTGAGTTAGAAGGTATTTTGCGCCAGCATAACTACCACAATGGTAGCTACTATGACATGGCATTATATGCGCTTATCAATCCTGGCGCGGTTTAG
- a CDS encoding nicotinate phosphoribosyltransferase produces the protein MTKETVQESTALLTDMYELTMLQSALVDGTAHRSSVFEVFARRLQNERRYGVVAGTARVLEALSRFQFTQEQLDSLTFLDDKTLDYLSNYRFTGDIDGYREGELYFPYSPILTVRGSFAECVILETLILSIMNTDSAIASAAARMVTAADGRPILEMGSRRTHEHAAVSAARAAYLAGFMGTSNLQAAHKYGIPSSGTAAHAWTLLHVNEDGTPNEEAAFRSQVTTLGTDTTLLIDTFDITQGVRNAIAVAGTELGAVRIDSGDLGVMTRKVRQELDSLGAYNTRIVVSSDLDEYAIAGLRGEPVDSFGVGTSVVTGSGAPTAAMVYKLVEVDGHPVAKRSRGKKTVGGAKRAARAHRATGTAVEELIFPFDAELPSVGNLDVRPLTIPLIRDGEIVEGLPTLEQSRAYLAEQLITLPWEGLALSKDDPVLTTRFLGFE, from the coding sequence GTGACCAAAGAAACAGTCCAAGAATCAACAGCCCTTCTGACTGATATGTATGAGCTGACCATGCTCCAATCAGCGCTTGTCGACGGCACGGCTCATCGTTCCAGCGTCTTTGAGGTATTTGCCCGACGCCTCCAAAACGAACGACGCTATGGGGTTGTTGCTGGTACCGCTCGAGTTTTAGAAGCACTCTCGCGGTTTCAATTCACCCAAGAACAACTCGATTCCCTCACTTTCTTGGACGACAAAACCCTCGACTACCTCAGCAACTATCGCTTTACCGGCGATATCGACGGCTATCGCGAAGGCGAACTCTACTTCCCATACTCCCCTATATTGACCGTGCGGGGTAGCTTTGCCGAATGTGTCATTTTAGAAACTCTCATTTTGTCTATTATGAACACTGACTCCGCCATCGCCTCTGCCGCAGCCCGCATGGTAACCGCTGCAGACGGACGCCCCATCTTAGAAATGGGCTCGCGTAGAACTCACGAACACGCAGCAGTAAGCGCTGCAAGAGCAGCATATCTTGCCGGTTTCATGGGCACCTCCAACCTCCAAGCCGCACACAAATACGGTATCCCCAGCTCAGGTACCGCAGCGCACGCCTGGACACTTCTCCACGTCAATGAAGACGGCACCCCTAATGAAGAAGCCGCATTCCGCTCCCAAGTAACAACCCTAGGCACCGACACCACCTTACTAATCGACACTTTCGACATCACCCAAGGGGTACGCAACGCCATTGCCGTTGCTGGTACTGAACTTGGTGCCGTTCGCATTGACTCAGGTGATCTTGGGGTTATGACTCGCAAAGTGCGCCAAGAACTAGACAGCCTTGGCGCTTATAACACTCGGATTGTGGTCAGCTCTGACCTCGACGAATACGCCATTGCTGGATTACGAGGTGAACCAGTAGATTCCTTTGGCGTAGGTACCTCAGTAGTTACCGGTTCTGGTGCCCCCACCGCAGCTATGGTATACAAGCTCGTCGAGGTAGACGGGCACCCAGTGGCAAAGCGCTCCCGAGGCAAAAAGACAGTCGGTGGGGCAAAACGCGCTGCTCGTGCGCACCGGGCTACAGGCACTGCCGTAGAAGAACTCATCTTCCCATTCGACGCAGAACTACCTAGCGTAGGTAATCTTGATGTACGCCCACTGACTATTCCGCTTATTCGTGATGGGGAGATCGTCGAGGGGCTGCCTACGTTGGAACAATCCCGCGCATACTTAGCTGAACAGCTCATTACTCTGCCGTGGGAAGGGCTCGCCTTGTCTAAAGATGATCCAGTGCTTACCACGCGTTTCCTTGGGTTTGAGTAA
- a CDS encoding aminoacyl-tRNA hydrolase, with the protein MDTLAIAHRRLALHCQGRYSGRPRANDQEYQTELLENPDDPSTIQAMQMVLHLPKQQPPPRADVLAASAQAVVAVCLAPQAGHDGAWAQALERWYTHRIRKVARRARGSAWHKVHVLPGVSVESGQAQVRAFVPSAVAEVPAQIAKLQIHGTDVPYEPVAQPPAEDLPVIYVDRSLGMTMGKTAAQVGHGAMLLAAELSYAHILQWQHNNFACTVREVDAQQFRLACDQAPVRVQDAGFTEIAPGSVTVCAAPRPLTLSQC; encoded by the coding sequence ATGGATACACTTGCCATTGCTCATCGTCGATTAGCACTGCATTGTCAAGGACGTTATTCAGGTCGTCCTAGGGCGAATGACCAGGAATACCAGACAGAGCTACTGGAAAACCCAGATGATCCGAGCACTATTCAAGCCATGCAAATGGTGCTCCACCTGCCTAAACAACAGCCGCCACCTCGGGCGGATGTGCTTGCCGCTAGCGCACAAGCAGTAGTGGCAGTATGCCTTGCCCCGCAAGCTGGACACGATGGCGCCTGGGCACAAGCCCTAGAGCGCTGGTACACGCACCGGATTCGGAAAGTCGCCAGAAGAGCGCGAGGGAGTGCATGGCACAAAGTGCACGTATTACCTGGGGTGAGCGTCGAAAGTGGACAGGCACAAGTGCGTGCCTTTGTGCCCAGTGCAGTAGCTGAAGTACCCGCACAGATTGCTAAATTGCAAATACATGGTACGGATGTGCCGTATGAGCCTGTGGCACAACCCCCAGCGGAAGATTTGCCTGTTATTTATGTGGATCGCAGTCTGGGCATGACTATGGGCAAGACTGCGGCACAAGTCGGACATGGGGCAATGCTGCTGGCAGCAGAATTATCCTATGCCCACATCCTGCAGTGGCAGCACAATAATTTTGCCTGCACAGTTCGAGAAGTCGATGCGCAACAATTCCGCCTGGCGTGCGACCAAGCACCAGTACGCGTACAAGATGCCGGCTTTACCGAAATCGCACCAGGGTCGGTCACAGTGTGCGCAGCGCCGCGACCGCTAACACTATCACAATGCTAA
- the serB gene encoding phosphoserine phosphatase SerB, translated as MSVKKNLRPSVSLKESYIPAVVTAAGADRQGVTAAFFRVLASHDVQVLDVEQSQFRGFLSLAAFVGVNPQTIENLEQGLTETLKAYGQSITLELQETAQSSRPRSTHEIVVLGDPVEALALSRIGQTLADYGANIDTIRGIADYPVTGLELKVTVANPEIGGAIPLRKALAQLTGELGVDIAIERAGLARRNKRLICFDCDSTLITGEVIEMLAAYAGKEEEVAQVTEKAMRGELDFEQSLRERVKTLAGLDARVIDEVARAIVLTPGARTTIRTLKRLGYKTAVVSGGFIQVLDGLAADLELDYVRANTLEIVDGKLTGRVVGKIVDREAKAEFLREFAADSGLEMRQTVAVGDGANDIDMISAAGLGIAFNAKPALREIADTSVNSPFLDEVLHMLGITRNEIEAAEEEAQGGSSYQRVPLD; from the coding sequence GTGTCAGTTAAAAAAAATTTACGTCCTAGCGTATCGCTCAAAGAATCATATATTCCTGCCGTCGTCACAGCTGCTGGAGCAGATCGACAAGGTGTTACCGCAGCGTTCTTCCGAGTGCTAGCTTCACATGATGTTCAAGTGCTCGACGTGGAACAATCACAATTTAGAGGTTTCCTCTCCTTGGCGGCTTTCGTAGGTGTTAATCCACAGACAATTGAGAATCTCGAACAAGGTCTGACCGAAACTCTCAAAGCCTATGGGCAAAGCATCACCTTAGAATTGCAAGAAACAGCGCAATCATCACGACCACGATCAACCCATGAAATAGTGGTCTTGGGAGATCCCGTGGAGGCATTAGCCCTGTCTCGCATTGGGCAAACCCTCGCTGATTATGGGGCAAATATCGACACAATCCGAGGCATAGCAGACTACCCGGTCACAGGGTTAGAACTCAAAGTGACAGTGGCGAACCCAGAAATAGGCGGCGCCATTCCACTGCGCAAAGCACTCGCACAATTAACCGGCGAACTAGGGGTAGATATTGCCATCGAGCGAGCCGGACTAGCACGTCGCAATAAACGCCTCATCTGCTTTGATTGCGACTCCACACTGATTACTGGCGAAGTCATCGAGATGTTGGCAGCCTATGCTGGCAAAGAAGAAGAAGTTGCTCAGGTAACTGAAAAAGCAATGCGTGGTGAATTAGATTTCGAGCAGTCCTTACGCGAGCGAGTAAAAACCCTGGCAGGCCTAGATGCACGTGTCATTGATGAAGTCGCGCGCGCCATTGTGCTCACCCCAGGAGCACGCACGACGATTCGCACACTAAAGCGGCTTGGCTATAAAACAGCAGTGGTTTCTGGTGGGTTTATCCAAGTGCTTGATGGTCTTGCCGCCGACCTAGAGCTGGACTATGTCCGCGCCAATACCCTAGAGATTGTTGATGGCAAGTTGACTGGGCGAGTCGTTGGAAAAATCGTCGATAGAGAAGCAAAAGCAGAGTTTTTGCGTGAGTTTGCGGCGGACTCAGGACTCGAGATGCGTCAAACCGTTGCCGTGGGCGACGGCGCAAATGACATTGACATGATCTCGGCAGCGGGACTCGGCATTGCATTTAACGCTAAACCAGCATTGCGTGAAATTGCAGATACCTCAGTTAATTCACCGTTCCTCGACGAGGTACTGCATATGCTCGGCATAACGCGCAATGAAATCGAAGCAGCAGAGGAAGAAGCCCAAGGAGGCAGCAGCTACCAGCGGGTACCGCTGGACTAA